In Flammeovirga agarivorans, the following are encoded in one genomic region:
- a CDS encoding DNA packaging protein → MDLIKFLEMLDTEMAQQMLMDLKNPEKRTPQLYNAIGKLLERHKFQISKLTPDVNILGGLAEGLEAYNSKVGADGLTEDDKYTH, encoded by the coding sequence ATGGACCTGATTAAGTTCCTCGAAATGTTAGACACTGAGATGGCTCAGCAGATGCTTATGGACCTGAAGAATCCTGAGAAGCGAACCCCTCAGCTGTACAACGCCATTGGTAAACTACTGGAGCGTCACAAGTTCCAAATCTCTAAGCTGACCCCTGACGTTAACATCTTGGGCGGACTGGCTGAGGGTCTGGAAGCTTATAACTCCAAGGTGGGCGCGGATGGTCTGACAGAAGACGATAAATACACTCACTGA